In the genome of Nonomuraea sp. NBC_00507, the window TCGCGGCGTTCGTTGTGTTCGGCTACGTCGAGCGCGCCATCGGCGCCCGCGGCGGTGATCCTCTCCTGCGACCGTCGCTACTTTCCACCCGATCCTTTTCCGTCGGCCTCGTCCTCGTGCTCGCCGTCTACGTTGTCATAACCTCGTACTACCTCGTCCTGTCCGTCGCCCTGCAGGAAGGATTGGGCATGTCGGCGCTGGGGGCCGGTCTCGTCTACACGCCGGCCGCGGCGACGTTTTTCACCTTCAGCCTGATCGCCAGCAGGCTCGTCCCCCAGTACGGGCGGCGTGTCCTGGAGTTTGGCGCCATCATCCTCGCGATCGGCTACGCCTCCACCGCCCTCGTCCTTCTGTCAGGCCTTCCGTTCGCCCCCGGGGTAATCATCCCCACGCTGATGCTCCAGAGCGTCGGCGGCGGCCTCCTCATCACCCCGTCCCTCAACGCGGTCCTGTCGCGCATCAACCCCGACGACGCCGGCATAGCCTCCGGCGCCCTCTCGACGGCCCAGCAGGTCGGCGGTGCTCTTGGGGTGGCCATCATCGGCGTCGTGTTCTACGGCTCGCTCCACCCGTCGGCCGACGGCAGAGTCGTAGCGGCGGCCCACGGCCTGGCCATGTCCTCAATCTTCACCATGGTGACGGCGCTGGTGGCAGCCGTGCTCGTCTTACTGCTCCCCACCCTCCGCAGCCAATCTTCCTGACGGTAGCGGCCGGGTCCACAGGTCTGTGATTTGACGAGCTTCCAGGTCGTATCTCTTGTCTTGGGATGAACGCTGGCCGTGGCCGTACGAGCTGGGGGCGGCCATGCGCCGTATTAATGGGTGCACGATTTTGATCGAGGGCGCGGTCTGGGGGTCGGCGAGCTGTCCGAGGAGACAGTTGAAGGTGTCGATCGCCGCTGCAAAGACGTCAGCGGCCGCGTCTGCACAGTACGGTTCCACCGCAGGGCTCTTCTCGTGGGCGGTTTCGACTGGTTGGCACCTTCGAACCTCCCTGGTAGGAAAGCCCCGCCACAATCACTGCGGCGGTGAGGACCGATGCCATCACCGGAAACAGCTGGCCCCCTCTTCGATGCGCGGCCGGTCACCTGCGCGGCTACCTGCTCGGTCACCCTGAACAACCCGAGAGGCCTACCAGCATCTGGCGGCGGCCCACGATCGGCGTATCACGGTGGCCATCGGATCGTCCGTCACCTTCGGCCCCGTCTCCTCACCTGCTGAATCTCCTCCATTTGGACGCGGCGGCATCACCTCGGACGCCCGCCCGGCCGCCGGTGAGGCTGATGCAACGAAGCGGGTAATGCTTGGCCAGATCGACCTTGAGCCGCGCAAGAGAACGGAACCCAAAAGTGGAGTTCCCGAGGGAGCCTTGGCGTAGCCCGGCGGTCCGCGCACAATGCTCCGACCCGTGGCCCCTATGGCTTGCGTACGACCCCGCACCACTGGTCAACCTCGACCGGCATGCTGCGGTCCCACTCTAGCTCGGGGCGCCACCGCGAGCACGAGACCCACCCCGGTTCCACCGCCTCAAGGTCAGCGAAGAAACTCCGCGATCCGCTCGGGGCCCCGCCGCTTCAGCTTCGGCTGCGCGTCAATATTCCACGCGCGCACCGCCTCGGCGGTGGCCTCGCCGTTGACCGCCGAGGCGGTGTTGGCCACCACCTCGTAGCTCCCAGACGGCACCGCGGCCAGCAGCTATTCGATGATCCCTGCAGCTCATCGTCGTCGCCGATGAAATGCATGATGCCCAGCAGCATGATCACCACCGGCTGGGAGAAGTCCAGCGTCTTGGCCGCCTCCCGCAGGATGATGTCCGGGTCATGCAAGTCTGCGTCGATGTAGTCGGTGGCGCCCTGCTCGGAATTGGTCAGCCGGGCTCGCGCGTGCCAGCACCAGCGGATCATTGTCGACGTACACGATCCGCGACGGGTGTAGCTCCACCGCACCCATCGGCTTCCCCTCCGTGCACGAGACGCTGGGGACCTGCATCGCTTGCTTGGCGTCAGCCGCTTGACGATCTGCAGGTACGCTCCTGAAGTCTCGCCCGGCCGCCCTGCCGTCGAACCGCCATCAGCGCGCACCAGGTTGGAACCGGACAGCTGATACCGCAGCTCAGGGCCTGTTTGGCGGCTACTGCCACGTTGATAAACATTGCTCAAGGTAAAGGGAGTGCAGGTGGACTGCTGGACCGGCTTGACTCCATGCTCGCCTTCGCCTGGGCCTCATCGCCGGCAATCCGGCAGGAGTGCGTCCGGCGTCGTCAGCCTACATGTGCTCGTCATCGCGTAGGATCCGCCACACATGTCAGGTCAAGCGGACGCGAAGTTGTTCAGGACCGCGGAGGACAAAGTTCTGCCGAAAGCGCGGATGCTCCGTGACGAGTGCGAGCTTCGGGGCTCGGCGCAGGAGCGTCCCGATGGCCAACTGGGCTTCCAGCCGGGCCAGTGGTGCGCCGAGGCAGAAGTGGATACCGGCGGCGAAGCTGAGATGAGGATTGTTGCGCCGCGCGACATCCATCCGATCGGCGTTGGCGAAGACTTCGGGATCACGATTGGCCGCGCCGATGAACACCAGCATACGATCGCCGGCCGCAATCAACTTTCCGCCGACCTCGACATCTTCAAGGGCGGCGCGGGGCACCAATTGCACCGGCGCGTCATAACGCAGCAGTTCCTCGATCACCGCTGGCATGCTCTGGGGATTGTCACGCACATGGGCGAGTTGGTCGGGATGGCGTAGCAACGTCAGGATGCCGTTGCCGATGAGGTTGACGGTGGTTTCGTAACCGGCGTTGAGCAGCAGTACGGAGGTGCCGACCAATTCCGCATCAGTAAGGACATCAGCATCGGCATTGTCGGAGCTGTTGGCTGCCGCAAGGCTGCTGAGCAGATCGCCGCGAGGATGTCGCCGACGTTCCTCCGCCAGGTCGAGGAAGTAGCTGGATGCCGCGCGGCCCGCCGCGCCGAGTTCCTGCCTCGATGGACGCGATCCAACGTCCAGTCCCCGTACCAGAACGTCAGCCCACGCCTGGAACGAGTCCCGATCACGTGCTGGAATCCCGAGCAATTCACAAATGATGGTGACGGGCAGGGGACGTGCCAGCGCCGAGACGAGATCCGCCTCCGTGTTGCCCAGCACACCATCCAGCAATTCGTCCACGAGCACTTGGATGCTCGGGCGTAGGCGCTCTACCCATGTAGGGGTGAAGACCTTGCTCACCAACGCGCGGATATGGGTGTGCTCGGGGGGATTGAGCCCGATGAAGGAGACCAACGGACGGCCATCGGGACCGATGATCCGGTCAGCTCCGTAATCGCGCGGGTCATTGTGACCGATTCTTCGGTCGCGGAGCACGAACGCCACGTCGCGATGGCGGCTGATCAGCCACATCCCGCTTCGGCTGTCCGCTATGGGGCCCATGCGGCGCATCTGGGCATAGACGGGATAGGGGTCGGCCCGGAAGGCGGGGTCGACGGGGTCGAACAGCGGGTGCGTGGGGTTGCCTCCTGCGATGCGGTCAGGCGGGTCGGCCATGGTTGGAGCTCTCCTCTCGGACTGCACAGTGTTGCTGATCACTTTCGTGAGTAGCTGGCACCGTTTCTCGGTACGTCGCCTGCAAAGCACTACCAGAGCAATTAGGCCGATGGCCTTTCCATGCAGCTTCAGGCAATGGCAGCAGGGGCCCACATGTCGGAGTGAGCCCCTGCTGCTCATATGAGCCTCTATGATCGTTCTTACTGCTCCTTCGTCCGCATGGTGGCTTCCCTCCTTTCCCCTCCGCGTTGGGTCGACCGAGGCCTCTATGGCGCGTCACCTGGTGCGTCCTTGTCAGTGCGGCTGTTCGCGGGTGGCGGAGGAAACCATCCCCTCCGTCGGGCCTGGAAGCGTTGCCGTCCGGCGCAGGGCTGCCGCCCACGCCCACGCCGGGTAGGCGCCGCACACGATCCCGACCAGCCCGGCGAGTGAGACGGTCATGACCGGTCCGATCCACGCTGCCGTCACACCACCCGCCAGGATGCCCAGCCCCTGCACCGTGATGAGCCCGGAGGACAGCACCCCCATCCCCTGAGCGCGAGAATGATCGGGAAGGATCTGTACGAACAGCGCGCCCACCTGCATCTGATAACCCATCGAAAAGGCACCCGACAGCCCGAACAACACCGCCGAGACAGCTAGGTCAGGCCGGAGCACGCAAACCATTAACGGTACGCCGGTCAGCAGCGCCAGCACGCCTACCGCCCGGCTGCGCGCCGCCTCCGGGACGTACCGGCCGACGATGAAGGCGCCGATCACGCTGCCGACCGGATCCGCCGCCATGATCACACCGACCGCCACCGCGGAGCCGTCATTCAACGCGTCCGCGTACGGCGCGGCCAGCCCCTCCGGCATGATGTAAAAGCCGGCCAGCCAGCTCAGCGCGATCAGTGACCGCAGCCGCGGATCTCGCCACACCCCCGCCAGGCCGAACCCGCCCGCAAGCATCCGCCGTGGCCCCCGATCAGCGGCCGCGGCCTGCCGGTGCTGCACGCCGAACCGCACCAGCAGGGCTGACATCGCGAACGTCGCGGCGTCAAGGACCAGCCCGGTGGAGGGCGTGAGCCCTTGGGCCAGCAGGCCGCCGCCGAGGAAGCCGGCAATCTGGGCCGACTGGATGGTGATCTGCCGGATAGACAGTCCCAGCACGTACTGCTCGCCCTTGAGTACATCGGCCAGCAGAGCCAGCTGCGCCGCCTTGAACGGCCCGCTGAGCGCCGTCATGGCCGCAAGCAGCACACCCAGCACTGGCAGCGGCGCACCCGGCAACGCCATCAACCCGACCAGCGCCGCACGCAGCAGGTCAATCACGAAGATCACCTGACGGCGGGGATAGCGGTCACCGATCCAGCTCAACGTGAGCCCACCAACCAGAGAGGGAAGATAGGTGAGCGCGTACGTCAGCCCTGTCAGCGCCGCCGAGTC includes:
- a CDS encoding cytochrome P450, with amino-acid sequence MADPPDRIAGGNPTHPLFDPVDPAFRADPYPVYAQMRRMGPIADSRSGMWLISRHRDVAFVLRDRRIGHNDPRDYGADRIIGPDGRPLVSFIGLNPPEHTHIRALVSKVFTPTWVERLRPSIQVLVDELLDGVLGNTEADLVSALARPLPVTIICELLGIPARDRDSFQAWADVLVRGLDVGSRPSRQELGAAGRAASSYFLDLAEERRRHPRGDLLSSLAAANSSDNADADVLTDAELVGTSVLLLNAGYETTVNLIGNGILTLLRHPDQLAHVRDNPQSMPAVIEELLRYDAPVQLVPRAALEDVEVGGKLIAAGDRMLVFIGAANRDPEVFANADRMDVARRNNPHLSFAAGIHFCLGAPLARLEAQLAIGTLLRRAPKLALVTEHPRFRQNFVLRGPEQLRVRLT
- a CDS encoding MFS transporter, whose translation is MTFADVLAVGEFRALWLAELFSQLGDQVARVAIAVLVYQRTDSAALTGLTYALTYLPSLVGGLTLSWIGDRYPRRQVIFVIDLLRAALVGLMALPGAPLPVLGVLLAAMTALSGPFKAAQLALLADVLKGEQYVLGLSIRQITIQSAQIAGFLGGGLLAQGLTPSTGLVLDAATFAMSALLVRFGVQHRQAAAADRGPRRMLAGGFGLAGVWRDPRLRSLIALSWLAGFYIMPEGLAAPYADALNDGSAVAVGVIMAADPVGSVIGAFIVGRYVPEAARSRAVGVLALLTGVPLMVCVLRPDLAVSAVLFGLSGAFSMGYQMQVGALFVQILPDHSRAQGMGVLSSGLITVQGLGILAGGVTAAWIGPVMTVSLAGLVGIVCGAYPAWAWAAALRRTATLPGPTEGMVSSATREQPH